Proteins co-encoded in one Centroberyx gerrardi isolate f3 chromosome 18, fCenGer3.hap1.cur.20231027, whole genome shotgun sequence genomic window:
- the LOC139914610 gene encoding cytochrome c oxidase subunit 8A, mitochondrial-like, which yields MGVLRILSGSAALTRSKMILKDRRSGIYSKPPKDKIGAGQSFLIMSVFAAAMLAPAAWILHHLPEYRQRPRPTPKA from the exons ATGGGGGTTCTGAGGATCCTGAGCGGCTCCGCGGCTCTGACCCGGTCCAAGATGATCCTGAAGGACAGGAGGTCCGGCATCTACAGCAAACCTCCGAAGGACAAGATCGGAGCTGGG caaaGCTTCCTCATCATGTCTGTTTTtgcggcggccatgttggccCCGGCTGCCTGGATCCTGCACCACCTACCAGAATATCGCCAACGACCTCGCCCAACGCCGAAGGCCTGA